In Candidatus Methylomirabilota bacterium, the genomic window GCGCTCCGCGATTTCCCCGACATGGCGTAGCCCGAGCTATTCGCGAGACAACGCCCCCCTCACCCTGCCCTCTCCCCCTCCGAGGGAGAGGGCAGGGGGTGAGGGGGGGGGTCCGGATGCGGTACGAGCGCTCTTGAATAGTCCAGCCTAGACGCGCGCGCTCACCTCGAGAGCGCGAGGCGCCGCGCCAATATAGTCGGCGCGGGGCCGGATGAGTCGGTTGTCCGAGTACTGCTCGAGCGCATGCGCGCACCACCCCGCCACGCGTCCCACGGCGAAGATGGACGTGCAGAGATCCGGCGGGATGCCGAGGGCGTCGTACACGACGGCCGAGAAGAAATCCACGTTGACGGGCAGCGTGGTCCGCGCCCGCATGGCGTCGTAGAGGCGCTCGGCGACCTCGAAGAGGCGCCCCCGCCCCGTCGCCTCGGCCATGCTCTTGGCCATGCCCCGGAGGACACGGGCGCGGGCGTCGTCGACCTTGTAGACGCGGTGCCCGAAGCCGGGCATGCGCGCCTTGGGATTGGCCCGCTCGTGCTTGGAAAGACCCGCCCGGGCGCCGATGCGACTCTCGACGAACGCCTCGGCCCGGGCAGGGTCCTCGATCTCGCGCAGCATGGTCAGGACGTCTTCATTGGCGCCGCCGTGGCGCGGTCCCTTGAGGGTGGCGATGGCCGACACCACCGCGGCGTGAAGATCCGCCATGGTCGCCACGGCCACGCGCGCCGCGAAGGTGGAGGCGTTGAACTCGTGGTCCGCGTGGAGCGTCAGGACGACGTCGAGGACACGCGCAACATCGGGAGACGGCTCCCGCCCTTCGAGCAGGTAGTAGAAGTAGGCCGCGTGCGAGCCGCCTCGCCGGGAGGGCACGGGCTCGCGCTTGGTCCGGATGCGCTGCCAGGCCGCCACGGTCTCCGGCACCAGCACCATGAGGCGCCGCGCTTTCCGGAGGTTCGCGTCGGGCTCACTCGAGCCGACGTCCGGGTCGCTGGTCGCGGCCAGGGAGACCGCCGTGCGCAGGGCATCGAGCGGGTGGCAGTCCGGAGGCAGCGATCGAAGGAGCGCCAGCACGTCGGAGCCGAGCCCGCGAGCCTGCTCCAGTCCGGTCGCAAATTCCGCCCTCTGTGAATCGGTGGGCAGCTCGCCGAACCAGAGGAGATAAGTCACATCGTCGAAGCTGACTCCCCCGGCCAGATCGCCGATCTCATAGCCGCGGTAGTAGAGCCGCCCCGCCTCCCCGTCCACGCGGCATATGGCCGAACGCGCGGCAACCACGTCCTCGAGACCCGCTTTCCACGTCGTGTCCATGTCTGTCCTCCTTGCTCTCCGGCGTTCAGGAACACTTTGCTTGCCTAGGCAGCATTATACTTGATTTATGTTGATTCAACTGGACAATGCTAGATCAAGCCCGTTTGGGGCTGATAGGATGGCGTGATGGTCCTTCTGGACGGCGAGCAATACCTGACGGGTGAGGAGGCGGCATCCCTCCTCGGCATCAAGCGCGAGACTCTCTACGCCTATGTCAGCCGGGGCTTCCTGAAAAGCTATCGCCAGGGCATCAAGCGCCAGCGGCTCTACCGGCGAGCGGAAGTCGAGGACCTGCTCAGGCTGTCCGCGTCTACCGGAGACCGCGCCGAGCGGGCGCCCATCGGCGTATCCCCTGAGGACATTCCTCTCGCGGAGTCCTGGATCAGGGACTGACGCGGCCTGACCCGGGGCGCGAGGTATGATAGGGCGCACTCGGGATTGATGGGATCCCCATGAGCCTCCGCCTCACTATCGACGGCACATCGATCGAAGTCCCCACCGGCGCCACGGTGCTGGATGCCGTGAATCGGCTGGGATTGGCATTGCCCCAGCTCTGCAAGGACCCGGATCGGCCGCCCCTGGGCGCCTGCCGAACTTGCCTCGTCCACGTCGAAGGCCAGCGAGGCCTGCCCGCCGCCTGCCACCTGCCTGCGCGCGACGGGATGATCGTCGAGACCCGGCACCCCGAGGCCGTCAAGACGCGTCGGGCCGTGCTCGATCTGACCTGGTCCATGCTCACGCCCTTGCCTGATCGCGACGGCTTCGGTCAGCTCGGGGAGGCGGCCTCACGGCACGCGCTCGCCCGGCCGAGTGTGGCTGCGCATCATCACTTCGCCGTCGACGACTCCAAGAGCTTCTTCGTCCTGGATCGCGAGGCCTGCATTCTCTGCGGCCGCTGCACCACGGCCTGCGCGGAGGTCCAGCACATCGGTGCCATCTCCCTCATCGGCCGCGGGCACGATGCGCGCGTGGGCGTGGCCGGCGACGGTCTCATGTCGTCCTCCATCTGCACCTCGTGCGGACAGTGCGTGGCCACTTGCCCGACGGGCGCGCTGCGCCCCAAGGAAAAGCCCGCGGCCATCGCGCGACAGATCGAGACCACCTGCCCCTATTGCGGAGTGGGATGCGGCATCAAGCTCAACGTGCGTGAGGACGGCAAGCTGGCCGTGATGGCCGAGGACGTCCCCGAGAACCGCTCGAGCCTCGGGACGCTCTGCGTGAAGGGCCGCTTCGGCACGGGCTTCGTCCACTCGCGCGACCGCATCACCGCGCCCATGGTCAAGCGCGACGGCGCGTGGCGCGACGTCAGCTGGGACGAGGCCCTCGAAGCCGCTGCCGATGGCCTGGCCCGCAATCGCGAGCGCTTCGGGGCCTTCGCCTCGGCCAAGGCCACCAACGAGGACGGCTACATCATCCAGAAGCTCGCGCGCGTGGTCATGGGCACCAACAACGTGGATCACTGCACGCGGCTCTGCCACTCGCCGTCCGTCGAGGCCATGTTGACCTCGATGGGCTCCGGGGCAACGTCCAACTCGTATCAGGACTACGAGGAGGCGGGCTGTCTCATGGTGGTGGGTGCCGATGCCTCGGCCAATCACCCGGTCATCGCCATCCGGCTCCGCAAGGCCGTGAGCCGCGGCGCGCGGCTCATCGTGATCAATCCCAAGCGCATCGAGCTCTGTGACCAGGCCGATCTCTGGCTGCAGGAGCGCCCCGGCACAGACGTGGCCCTCTTCAACGCCATGGCCAAGCTCATCCTCGACGAGGGGCTGGCCCGGCTCGATTTCATCCACTCGCGCACCGAG contains:
- a CDS encoding helix-turn-helix domain-containing protein codes for the protein MVLLDGEQYLTGEEAASLLGIKRETLYAYVSRGFLKSYRQGIKRQRLYRRAEVEDLLRLSASTGDRAERAPIGVSPEDIPLAESWIRD
- the fdhF gene encoding formate dehydrogenase subunit alpha, producing the protein MSLRLTIDGTSIEVPTGATVLDAVNRLGLALPQLCKDPDRPPLGACRTCLVHVEGQRGLPAACHLPARDGMIVETRHPEAVKTRRAVLDLTWSMLTPLPDRDGFGQLGEAASRHALARPSVAAHHHFAVDDSKSFFVLDREACILCGRCTTACAEVQHIGAISLIGRGHDARVGVAGDGLMSSSICTSCGQCVATCPTGALRPKEKPAAIARQIETTCPYCGVGCGIKLNVREDGKLAVMAEDVPENRSSLGTLCVKGRFGTGFVHSRDRITAPMVKRDGAWRDVSWDEALEAAADGLARNRERFGAFASAKATNEDGYIIQKLARVVMGTNNVDHCTRLCHSPSVEAMLTSMGSGATSNSYQDYEEAGCLMVVGADASANHPVIAIRLRKAVSRGARLIVINPKRIELCDQADLWLQERPGTDVALFNAMAKLILDEGLARLDFIHSRTEGFEAWVASLAPYTLEYAEQITGLPRDDIAQAARWYAQPAFSGSCLIWGMGITQHVNGTANAHALLNLALAAGQMGFAGSGISPLRGQNNVQGCGDAGAVPTNLPGYADYSPASLSRFERVWGVRPPGKTGLVVTEMTEGCLDGTIRAMYVVGENPMLAEPDLHHTDKALRQLDCLVVQDLFMHETAELAHVFLPAAAFAEKEGTFTNSERRVQRVRKALDPPGQARPDWWISCELAKRVARRLGVPASGFDFTHPSEIFDEMAKLWPAIAGLSHARLESGGIQWPCPSPDHPGTRFLYAEDFPTGRARFVPVSQGETAAELPDPDYPFVLNTGRLLYHWHGGTLTRRVQGLLELAPRLEIAVNPVDARRLGMSEGGALRVVSRRGELQGFAHVTDAVRPGAIFVPFVKLADSAANFLTNSAHDPSSKIPEYKVCAVRLEKV
- a CDS encoding citrate/2-methylcitrate synthase, whose amino-acid sequence is MDTTWKAGLEDVVAARSAICRVDGEAGRLYYRGYEIGDLAGGVSFDDVTYLLWFGELPTDSQRAEFATGLEQARGLGSDVLALLRSLPPDCHPLDALRTAVSLAATSDPDVGSSEPDANLRKARRLMVLVPETVAAWQRIRTKREPVPSRRGGSHAAYFYYLLEGREPSPDVARVLDVVLTLHADHEFNASTFAARVAVATMADLHAAVVSAIATLKGPRHGGANEDVLTMLREIEDPARAEAFVESRIGARAGLSKHERANPKARMPGFGHRVYKVDDARARVLRGMAKSMAEATGRGRLFEVAERLYDAMRARTTLPVNVDFFSAVVYDALGIPPDLCTSIFAVGRVAGWCAHALEQYSDNRLIRPRADYIGAAPRALEVSARV